One genomic region from Reichenbachiella ulvae encodes:
- a CDS encoding acyl-CoA dehydrogenase family protein encodes MEAQTLKRSIKGGEFLIKETEAQDIFIPSEFTEEQKMMAQATKDFIEKEIQPIRDKIEKQEGNTVPDLMTKAGELGLLGVSIPEEYGGLGMNFNTSMLIADIIGETGSFSTTYGAHTGIGTLPILYYGNEEQKKKYLPLITSGEWKSCYCLTEPDAGSDANSGKTKATLTEDGKHYLINGQKMWISNAGFADLFIVFAKIEDDKKLTAFIVEKSFGGITMNDEEVKLGIKGSSTRQVFFNDCKVPVENMLSERENGFKIAVNILNIGRIKLGAGVLGGCKETINYAVNYANERKQFNTPISSFGAIKHKLAEMAIQTWVVEAASYRAGQNIDDCIEDLIANGMDDGEAKLKSFEQFSIECAIVKILGSEALDYVVDQGVQIYGGMGFSEDAPMARAYRDARITRIYEGTNEINRMLMVGMILKRAMKGELNIMEPAMAVSKELTSVPSFDMPDLSKPFAEEKEVLKRLKKAVLMVAGKAAQTFGPAFEHEQEIMMDAADMMIQIYAAESAVLRAEKLVGLTGEEANKLQVNAAKVYLYEAAEKVNKAGKDAIASFTTGDEQKVMLMGLKRFTKSNPVNVKELRREIADQMIAQNKYTL; translated from the coding sequence ATGGAAGCCCAAACACTCAAAAGATCTATTAAAGGAGGAGAATTCCTCATCAAGGAAACGGAAGCACAAGATATATTCATTCCTTCAGAATTTACCGAAGAACAAAAAATGATGGCGCAAGCCACCAAAGATTTTATCGAAAAGGAGATTCAACCGATCAGAGATAAAATCGAAAAACAAGAAGGCAATACAGTGCCCGACCTTATGACCAAAGCCGGTGAATTAGGTCTATTAGGGGTTTCAATCCCTGAAGAATATGGTGGACTCGGTATGAATTTTAATACCTCCATGCTAATCGCTGACATCATTGGTGAGACAGGATCTTTTTCTACCACCTATGGTGCCCATACAGGTATCGGTACGCTGCCTATTTTATACTATGGTAACGAAGAGCAAAAGAAAAAATATTTACCCCTTATCACCTCAGGGGAATGGAAATCATGCTACTGCCTGACTGAGCCAGATGCAGGATCGGACGCTAATTCAGGAAAAACCAAAGCAACATTGACTGAAGATGGCAAACACTATTTAATCAATGGCCAGAAAATGTGGATTTCCAATGCCGGTTTTGCTGATCTCTTCATCGTATTTGCTAAAATCGAGGACGACAAAAAACTCACCGCATTCATCGTTGAGAAGTCATTTGGTGGCATCACCATGAATGACGAAGAGGTGAAACTGGGGATTAAAGGTTCTTCTACCAGACAAGTATTTTTCAACGACTGCAAGGTCCCTGTGGAGAATATGCTATCTGAAAGAGAGAACGGTTTTAAAATCGCGGTAAACATCCTGAATATTGGCCGTATCAAATTGGGAGCGGGTGTATTAGGTGGTTGTAAAGAGACTATCAACTATGCCGTCAACTATGCCAATGAAAGAAAGCAGTTCAATACTCCTATTTCCAGCTTTGGAGCCATCAAACACAAATTAGCTGAAATGGCCATTCAGACCTGGGTAGTAGAGGCAGCCTCTTATCGTGCAGGACAGAATATCGATGATTGCATCGAAGATCTTATCGCCAATGGCATGGACGATGGGGAAGCTAAACTGAAAAGCTTTGAGCAATTCTCCATCGAATGTGCGATAGTGAAAATTCTGGGTTCAGAAGCGCTGGATTATGTAGTAGATCAGGGTGTTCAGATCTATGGCGGTATGGGCTTCTCTGAAGATGCGCCAATGGCAAGAGCGTATAGAGATGCCAGAATCACCAGAATATACGAAGGCACTAACGAAATCAACAGAATGCTCATGGTCGGCATGATCCTAAAAAGAGCTATGAAAGGGGAATTGAACATCATGGAACCTGCCATGGCTGTTTCTAAGGAGCTGACTTCAGTACCTTCATTTGACATGCCAGATCTATCTAAGCCCTTTGCGGAAGAGAAAGAAGTATTGAAACGATTGAAAAAGGCCGTACTGATGGTAGCTGGTAAAGCAGCTCAAACCTTTGGACCAGCCTTTGAACATGAGCAGGAAATCATGATGGACGCCGCGGATATGATGATCCAAATCTATGCAGCAGAATCAGCTGTGTTGCGAGCAGAAAAGCTCGTTGGCCTGACAGGTGAAGAAGCCAACAAACTGCAAGTGAATGCTGCCAAGGTTTATTTGTACGAAGCAGCAGAAAAAGTAAACAAAGCCGGCAAAGATGCCATTGCATCATTTACCACGGGTGACGAACAAAAAGTCATGCTGATGGGATTGAAGCGATTTACCAAATCAAATCCAGTTAATGTAAAGGAATTGAGAAGGGAAATCGCCGACCAAATGATCGCCCAAAACAAATACACTCTTTGA